In Nicotiana sylvestris unplaced genomic scaffold, ASM39365v2 Un00026, whole genome shotgun sequence, a genomic segment contains:
- the LOC138884655 gene encoding uncharacterized protein, with the protein MPYSMFKTLDISQPRATSMRLQMVDRTMKKSLGIIDDVFVRVDKFILLVDFVILDCEVDYEVPIILGRLFLANGKALVDVESGELTFWVGDEKFVFHVCKSMRQPNSTEVCSFVDFVMEDLLGYLISLKPLPEVVSVWEFGVVRAGLLMFHV; encoded by the exons atgccttactctaTGTTCAAAACATTGGATATTAGTCAACCTAGAGCTACttcaatgagattgcaaatggtggatagaacaatgaagaagtcgcttggtattattgatgatgtttttGTCCGTGTtgacaagtttattttgcttgtggACTTTGTGATTCTCGACTGCGAAGTCGACTATGAGGTGCCTATAATATTGGGAAGGCTTTTCTTAGCAAatgggaaggcattggttgatgtggaatCAGGAGAGCTCACCTtttgggtgggtgatgaaaaatttgtcttccatgtgtgcaaatcaatgaggcaaccgaATAGTACTGAAGTTTGCTCTTTTGTGGATTTCGTAATGgag GACCTGCTTGGCTACTTGATTAGCCTGAAACCTCTTCCTGAGGTTGTTTCTGTTTGGGAGTTTGGTGTAGTAAGAGCTGGACTCCTTATGTTCCATGTCTGA